The Collibacillus ludicampi region CTTCACGGCGTCACTGCCAGATGGGCCCGCGGCGCATTAGCTAGTTGGTGAGGTAACGGCTCACCAAGGCGACGATGCGTAGCCGACCTGAGAGGGTGACCGGCCACACTGGGACTGAGACACGGCCCAGACTCCTACGGGAGGCAGCAGTAGGGAATCTTCCGCAATGGGCGCAAGCCTGACGGAGCAACGCCGCGTGAGTGATGAAGGTCTTCGGATTGTAAAACTCTGTCTTCCGGGACGAACCGATAGGTGAGGCAATGCTCCTATCCTGACGGTACCGGAGGAGGAAGCCCCGGCTAACTACGTGCCAGCAGCCGCGGTAATACGTAGGGGGCAAGCGTTGTCCGGATTCACTGGGCGTAAAGCGCGCGCAGACGGCTTTCTGCGTCCGGGGTGAAAACCCGGGGCTCAACCCCGGGACGGCCTTGGATACGGGAGAGCTTGAGGGTCGGAGAGGCAAGGGGAATTCCACGTGTAGCGGTGAAATGCGTAGAGATGTGGAGGAACACCTGTGGCGAAGGCGCCTTGCTGGCCGATTCCTGACGTTGAGGCGCGAAAGCGTGGGGAGCAAACAGGATTAGATACCCTGGTAGTCCACGCCGTAAACGATGAGTGCTAGGTGTTCGTGGGCTCATACCCATGAGTGCCGAAGCTAACGCATGAAGCACTCCGCCTGGGGAGTACGGTCGCAAGACTGAAACTCAAAGGAATTGACGGGGGCCCGCACAAGCAGTGGAGCATGTGGTTTAATTCGAAGCAACGCGAAGAACCTTACCAGGGCTTGACATCCCGCTGACCGGTCTGGAGACAGACCTTCCCTTCGGGGCAGCGGTGACAGGTGGTGCATGGTTGTCGTCAGCTCGTGTCGTGAGATGTTGGGTTAAGTCCCGCAACGAGCGCAACCCTTGTGTTGTGTTGCCAGCATTCAGTTGGGCACTCACAACAGACTGCCGACGACAAGTCGGAGGAAGGCGGGGATGACGTCAAATCATCATGCCCCTTATGTCCTGGGCTACACACGTGCTACAATGGGCGGTACAACGGGATGCGAAACCGCGAGGTGGAGCCGAACCCTGAAAACCGTTCGTAGTTCGGATTGCAGGCTGCAACTCGCCTGCATGAAGCTGGAATTGCTAGTAATCGCGGATCAGCATGCCGCGGTGAATACGTTCCCGGGCCTTGTACACACCGCCCGTCACACCATGGGAGTTGGCAACACCCGAAGTCGGTGGGGTAACCCTTATGGGAGCCAGCCGCCTAAGGTGGGGCCGATGACTGGGGTGAAGTCGTAACAAGGTAGCCGTATCGGAAGGTGCGGCTGGATCACCTCCTTTCTAAGGATGTAAAAGATGCTCTTCTTCTGCACGGCTCAGTTTTGAGGGAGCGAATTCCTCAAGGTTCCTTGATAACTGGATAGCGAATGCGACATCAACTTTGGCTTATGCCAAGGTACTGCATCAAACAGAGCAAGTTCAAAAAGGCGGATCCACCGACTTTTTGAACAACCTTTGTAGGTTAAGCTACGAAGGGCGCACGGAGGATGCCTTGGCGCCAGGTGCCGATGAAGGACGGGGCTAACGCCGATACGCCTCGGGGAGCCGTAAGCAGGCTTTGATCCGGGGATTTCCGAATGGGGCAACCCACCTCGCGTAATGGCGGGGTATCCACTGCTGAATCCATAGGCAGTGAGAAGGTACACCAGGGGAACTGAAACATCTTAGTACCCTGAGGAAAAGAAAACAACAGTGATTCCCTCAGTAGTGGCGAGCGAACGGGGAAGAGCCTAAACCGCCTGTGCTTGCACAGGCGGGGTCGTGGGGCGTCTCACGTGGAGTTACCAATCCTTTTCGTAAGAGAACGGTTTGGAACGGCCGACCAGAGAGGGTGACAGTCCCGTATCTGAAACGAAGAGGACTCCGAGACGGACCCCGAGTACCGCGGGACACGAGGAATCCCGTGGGAATCCGGGAGGACCACCTCCTAAGGCTAAATACAACCTGGCGACCGATAGTGAACCAGTACCGTGAGGGAAAGGTGAAAAGCACCGCGGGAGCGGAGTGAAAGAGAACCTGAAACCGTGTGCCTACAATCAGTCGGAGGGCGTTTATGCCTGACGGCGTGCCTTTTGTAGAATGAACCGGCGAGTTACGATTGCGTGCGAGGTTAAGGCGGGAAGCCGGAGCCGCAGCGAAAGCGAGTCTGAAGAGGGCTTGAGTACGCAGTCGTAGACCCGAAACCGTGTGATCTATCCCTGTGCAGGATGAAGTGCGGGTAAAGCCGCATGGAGGTCCGAACCCACGCATGTTGAAAAATGCGGGGATGACGTGGGGATAGCGGTGAAATTCCAATCGAACTCGGAGATAGCTGGTTCTCCCCGAAATAGCTTTAGGGCTAGCGTCGGAGCAGAGACATGGAGGTAGAGCACTGATTGGGCTAGGGGCCTTCGCGGGTTACCGAACTCAGTCAAACTCCGAATGCCATGATCTCGGTCTCCGGCAGTCAGACTACGAGTGCTAAGATCCGTGGTCAAAAGGGAAACAGCCCAGACCATCAGCTAAGGTCCCCAAATTCCGGTTAAGTGGGAAACGATGTGGCGGTGCACAGACAACCAGGATGTTGGCTTAGAAGCAGCCACCATTTAAAGAGTGCGTAATAGCTCACTGGTCGAGTGACGCTGCGCGGAAAATGTAACGGGGCTCAAACCGGATACCGAAGCTATGGATGGATCGTTCATCACCGTGGACGTCATGGTGAATGAGACATTTTCTGCGAATGCTTTCCGCAAGGATCCATTCAAAAGCATTCGCCAAAATCGCCCGCTCAAACCGCGGGTGGCCATGAGTCTAGGGTGATGAACGATCCGTGGTAGGGGAGCGTTCTTGTTGCGGTGAAGTCAGACCGTGAGGACTGGTGGAGCGGCAAGAAGTGAGAATGCCGGTATAAGTAGCGAAAAGACAGGTGAGAATCCTGTCCACCGAAAGCCTAAGGGTTCCTGGGGAAGGCTCGTCCGCCCAGGGTTAGTCGGGACCTAAGCCGAGGCCGAAAGGCGTAGGCGATGGACAACAGGTGGAAATTCCTGTACCACCATGCAGCCGTTTGAGCGATGGAGTGACGCAGAAGGATAGGGTGAGCGGACGATTGGATGTCCGTGCAAGCAGCGAGGCTGAGAGGCAGGCAAATCCGTCTCTCGGTAAGGCTGAGCTGTGACGCCGAGCGAATTCAAGTAGCGAAGTCCCTGATTTCACGCTGCCAAGAAAAGCTTCTAGCGAGGCTGCTGGTGCCCGTACCGCAAACCGACACAGGTAGGCGAGGAGAGAATCCTAAGGTGCTCGGAAGAACTCTCGTTAAGGAACTCGGCAAAATGGCCCCGTAACTTCGGGAGAAGGGGCGCTCCGGTAGGGTGATGAGCCCGAGGGAGCCGCAGTGAAAAGGCCCAAGCGACTGTTTAGCAAAAACACAGGTCTCTGCTAAGCCGTAAGGCGACGTATAGGGGCTGACGCCTGCCCGGTGCTGGAAGGTTAAGGGGAAGGGTTAGCGAAAGCGAAGCTCTGAACCGAAGCCCCAGTAAACGGCGGCCGTAACTATAACGGTCCTAAGGTAGCGAAATTCCTTGTCGGGTAAGTTCCGACCCGCACGAATGGCGTAACGACTTGGGCGCTGTCTCGACGAGAGATCCGGTGAAATTGTAATACCTGTGAAGATGCAGGTTACCCGTGGCTAGACGGAAAGACCCCATGGAGCTTGACTGTAGCTTGATATGGAAGATGGGTATCTCATGTACAGGATAGGTGGGAGGCTTGGAAATCAGGGCGCCAGCCTTGGTGGAGCCGCCGTTGGGATACCACCCTTGAGGTACTGATCTTCTAACCTGTGCCCGTCATCCGGGCAAGGGACAATGTCAGGCGGGCAGTTTGACTGGGGCGGTCGCCTCCTAAAAGGTAACGGAGGCGCCCAAGGGTTCCCTCAGCGCGGTTGGAAATCGCGCTTCGAGTGCAAAGGCATAAGGGAGCTTGACTGCGAGACATACAGGTCGAGCAGGGACGAAAGTCGGGCTTAGTGATCCGGCGGTTCCAAGTGGAAGGGCCGTCGCTCAACGGATAAAAGCTACCCTGGGGATAACAGGCTTATCTCCCCCAAGAGTCCACATCGACGGGGAGGTTTGGCACCTCGATGTCGGCTCATCGCATCCTGGGGCTGTAGTTGGTCCCAAGGGTTGGGCTGTTCGCCCATTAAAGCGGTACGCGAGCTGGGTTCAGAACGTCGTGAGACAGTTCGGTCCCTATCTGCCACGGGCGCAGGAAGTTTGAGAGGAGTTGTCCTTAGTACGAGAGGACCGGGATGAACCGACCGCTGGTGTCTCAGTTGTGGTGCCAACCGCATCGCTGAGTAGCTATGTCGGGCCGGGATAAGCGCTGAAAGCATCTAAGCGCGAAGCCCCCCTCAAGATAAGACTTCCCACTCGGTCAACGAGGTAAGACCCCCTGAAGATGACAGGGTGGATAGGCGGGAGGTGTAAGCACCGCGAGGTGTTGAGCTGACCCGTACTAATCGGTCGAGGGCTTAACCTAAATCCCATGCGCGGTCGCATTCGCTTTCAGTTATGAGGGAATCCCCTCACCCACTTATTCCTCGATAGCTCAGCGGTAGAGCATCCGGCTGTTAACCGGAGGGTCGTAGGTTCGAATCCTACTCGAGGAGCCATAACAACATAATTCTGTCTAGTGGCAATGGCGGAGAGGACACACCCGTTCCCATCTCGAACACGGAAGTTAAGCTCTCCAGCGCCAATGGTACTTGGGGCGGGAGCCCCCGGGAGAGTAGGTCGCTGCTAGGCAACATAAAAGGGTTCTTCCTTCAGGAAGAGCCCTTTTTTCATGATTGGATGTCTCAGAGCTGTTGACTCCATAAAAGAATCCCCATTACCCGAATCCCATACTCTCCATACCGAACAAGAACACCGTATGCAACACGGTGAGCGCGATCATTTTAATTTGATTGAAAGTCACGCTTGCCACATCGCGGGGATTTGTGTTCCATGCGGCGTGAAACCCAAGTAACGCTGTCAAGATGGAAACGGTAAATACAGAACTGATGCAATAGACCATCAGGAGAGCGACAAATGCTGTAATCAGGAAATAGACAGCAGGCACATAACGCACTTGTTCCAGCCCGAAACGCTTATAAACGTAAGCGACCGTTGTATTTTTGGGAGGCGATTCTTGTAGGTCGGCTGAAAGATCTGTGATATGATGTTGCATTAACCAGGAGGTACATAACAAACCGTGTAAAATACCCGCGCAGAAAACAGTGACACTATAACCGCCGGTAAGGACACAATAAGCCCCCAAACTACTGGCAACCATGGCAGGGAAAGCGGCTAACCATTCTCCCAATAAAGGATAAAAGGCGAATCGCATCGGCGAACAGGTATATGACATCGCGGCCCAAACGCCGACAATGATAAAGAGCCAGATATAAGAACTGGTCACACGATTCAGGTACCAGCCGAGTAAGAAAATCGCTACGATCCCTAAAGAACCGACATAAAACAATCGCTCTTTCGATACCATTCCTTGTTTGGTTCCAATATTCTCGCCAGAGGGTATTCCCGACGAGTGAATATATGTTCCTGAACGCCAACCGGTAATCTCATGAAATGAATGGGCGATCAACCCTTGCAACAAAATGCAACAGGCCACCAAAATGAAAAAAAGGAGCCAATCGACTGAAGAGACTCCGTGAAGGTCATGAATGGCAAATCCGAGTGAAAGCAGGATCGCAGAAAGGCTCCAAGAGAGAACGGGAACAAAACGAACAAGCAGGAAAATCCCTTTAAGCGAACGCAAAATCAGCATCACGAGTCACCTCCTGTAGACATACAAATCATGAATATCTATTCGGTGCCAGCAAGCAAGTGATCGGCCATATAGGCGAGTCGATCTCTTGCTTGGCATGGGGGAACTGCGGTCAGGTATCGTTTCGCTTTATGTATATACTGTTTAATAAGAGAGCTGGAATATGTAACGATACGGACGGATCGATCGGCCATGCTCGACTTGGAGACGGCTTGTCCTTGACGCGAGGCGATATGCATTTTGATTTGAGTGGCCATTCCGAACGAGAATCCGTAAGAAGAGAGCGAACGAATAAGTTCGGGAGAGGCGCTTCCGATCTGTGCTCCCAAGCGGCAACAGATCGATGACAAATTCGCCGCATGGTAATAGGTGTTCACCAAGTTATGATGATCGTCGGCTTCTTCTTGGTCGGATTGGTTTTGTAAAACGACCCCGGCGATGACGAGACTCTGAATCATCTCCGATATCCCTTTTACAAGCAAAACGGATTCCTGTGCGGCTAAGGATAATGCTTTTGCATATAAGTAATCCCCGGTTAAAATGATCATTTGATCTTTTCGCAATGGATCGGTCTGCTGCAGAGTGGGTGACGGATCACTGATCTTTCGGTGTACGCGTGTAGCCATGAGCAAGATTTCAATAATCGTTGCCGCACGAATCTCGGTCTTGGAGGAAGCTTTGCTGATATCGCTCGAAAGCAGAAGCAGCAATGGGAACGTTTCTTCATTCAAATGCAAGAAATCATCCATGAGCAAATCGAGCGAAAGGATACTTTCCTGTAAGATCTCCTTTAAATCCTGACGTACAGCGATGAGCTTCCTTTGATAGCTATCTGTTGGTTGTTGCAGATGCATTGTATTCATTCTTGACGCTCCTGTTCTACGGTGTATAAAACAAAAATTTTTCTTCGAAAAGATGGTTGAGAATCAGATTCGGAAATTTGCGCATCGACACATTCAAGAATTCATTGATGATATACATATCTTGTGACATAAAGGCTAATACGAGTTCCCCCCACCGTTCCGTTTCATAGCGGCAGAGCATCCCCAGCACAAACATCAACATGAAATGCAGGCTGATTTCAGGGATGATGAGTTCACTTTCATGTGGAAGGCGAAAATGGAAATTGCCGGAGATATCATCGAGAATCAGCGGATGCTCAAGGCAAACGCTTTTCTGGTGAAGACACAACCACCCTTGTTCATCCAATGGATCCGGGTATGTGAAGGAATCTTCTTTTTCGCTATAACGGTTGAGCAATGCGAGGAATTCTGCACGCGTCTTTCCGCTCGCCTGCACGATCGAGCGCGGAAGTTTCCAACGAAACCCTCCTTCGCACGGTTGAATATCCACTTCACAAACAGAAGGCGGGCCATATACTTGTTCATAACAATGGATGAGCTCCGGGAGAACCGATAACAAATCTTGTATCCGAAACCGTTGTCCGCTTTCCAACGGCGGACCATCGAGCGTCTGATGCAAGACAACGAAAAGACCGTCTTTTTGTATGCGTATTTCGTCGGTAGCGAACTGATAGTCGGAACGCTTGAGTTTCCGGGTGGATAAACCGTGTTTTAAAACGGATGTGGTAGAAGGATATTCGGGATCGCGTGTAGTAATCAATGCTCGTGCCAAGCTCATCATACCGTAATACAGGAGTAGCGGTTTGGTTACGATATCACAACAAGCGGCTGCTTTGTAATATTCGCGAGCTTGTTTGATCGAATACATAAATTTTGGGGTCGCCAAATAACTGTAACGTTTGGCTTCTGGAAGACCCATTTGCTCATATTTGTCACGGAGGAAGCGGCTTGCTGTTTGTTCATTCTCAAAGAACACGAACATATCCCACAATTTGCGGTAAGGCTCTTCCGTACGGATACGATTCACCTTGTGCATCAAGGATCTCCCTCCTGGTTCAGAATAGAAAGGGATGCATAAGGCGGCTTGACACAAAAAATATCGGTGTTAAACTAGCCATAATATATACTCATTCAAGGAAAACTATACAAACGGGGGAATTCACAGATGTGGGAGCAAAAGTTTGCAAAAGAAGGATTAACATTCGACGATGTACTGCTCATTCCTCAAAAGTCGGAAGTTCTTCCACGGGACGTGGACATTTCCAGTAAACTGACACCTACAATCAAACTGAATACACCCATCATTTCCGCAGGTATGGATACGGTGACGGAATCGAAAATGGCGATCGCCATGGCAAGGGAAGGCGGCA contains the following coding sequences:
- a CDS encoding polyprenyl synthetase family protein, whose amino-acid sequence is MNTMHLQQPTDSYQRKLIAVRQDLKEILQESILSLDLLMDDFLHLNEETFPLLLLLSSDISKASSKTEIRAATIIEILLMATRVHRKISDPSPTLQQTDPLRKDQMIILTGDYLYAKALSLAAQESVLLVKGISEMIQSLVIAGVVLQNQSDQEEADDHHNLVNTYYHAANLSSICCRLGAQIGSASPELIRSLSSYGFSFGMATQIKMHIASRQGQAVSKSSMADRSVRIVTYSSSLIKQYIHKAKRYLTAVPPCQARDRLAYMADHLLAGTE
- a CDS encoding YaaC family protein yields the protein MHKVNRIRTEEPYRKLWDMFVFFENEQTASRFLRDKYEQMGLPEAKRYSYLATPKFMYSIKQAREYYKAAACCDIVTKPLLLYYGMMSLARALITTRDPEYPSTTSVLKHGLSTRKLKRSDYQFATDEIRIQKDGLFVVLHQTLDGPPLESGQRFRIQDLLSVLPELIHCYEQVYGPPSVCEVDIQPCEGGFRWKLPRSIVQASGKTRAEFLALLNRYSEKEDSFTYPDPLDEQGWLCLHQKSVCLEHPLILDDISGNFHFRLPHESELIIPEISLHFMLMFVLGMLCRYETERWGELVLAFMSQDMYIINEFLNVSMRKFPNLILNHLFEEKFLFYTP